One window of Watersipora subatra chromosome 3, tzWatSuba1.1, whole genome shotgun sequence genomic DNA carries:
- the LOC137391098 gene encoding inhibin beta B chain-like encodes MIANAQHYLLLVSLITVVCCRNSPQTGSNQRIRHSSGQEEDTDSNVFSDSNILARLQTDILNNLGMSELPTPTNQLPVPDYARQLALEEASSDQPETHFMEKSSHLLLIAKKVQTEHFGETIRFVVNAEDRNSRLSEAKLYYYLSASNITISADSANDKLLLRLSLLKEGEHGKIRSVPIKSLEIHRHLIGWHSLQIPIDLISQLLTDDSIPPESNSTINLQLTCLNCNNYQAFPDTITKENVPFLKINSRRRRTRRNGANRCSTGSCCPRELIVDFQAMGWDWVLFPKRYTANYCAGTCSNSPADRATMSSQTHIIDAMLNYMRSGRASSCCVPASEEFLENFTYVDQTGNIRTSSKTIRTIHSCKCT; translated from the exons ATGATAGCGAATGCACAGCATTACCTTTTGCTGGTGTCACTCATCACAGTGGTATGCTGCCGAAACTCTCCTCAGACCGGCAGCAACCAAAGAATACGTCATAGTTCGGGACAGGAAGAGGACACGGACAGTAATGTATTTAGTGATAGCAACATTTTAGCTAGGCTGCAGACCGACATTTTGAACAACCTGGGCATGTCAGAGTTGCCAACACCTACCAACCAGCTACCCGTACCAGACTACGCGAGGCAGCTTGCGCTTGAGGAAGCTTCATCTGATCAGCCAGAAACACATTTCATGGAAAAGAGTTCACATCTATTGCTTATAGCTAAAAAAG TACAAACTGAGCATTTTGGAGAAACTATTCGGTTCGTTGTCAATGCTGAGGACAGGAATTCAAGATTGTCAGAAGCGAaactctactactatctcaGCGCCTCCAATATTACCATATCCGCTGACAGCGCCAACGATAAGTTGCTACTCAGACTCAGCTTGCTAAAGGAAGGTGAGCATGGCAAGATAAGATCCGTGCCAATAAAAAGTTTAGAAATTCATCGTCATCTCATCGGCTGGCATAGTCTACAGATTCCTATAGATCTTATCTCACAGCTCCTCACTGATGACTCTATCCCACCAGAATCCAACAGCACGATCAACCTTCAATTGACCTGTTTGAACTGCAATAACTACCAAGCCTTTCCAGACACAATCACCAAAGAAAATGTGCctttcttgaaaataaattctagGCGACGGAGAACGAGGCGAAATGGTGCGAATCGGTGCAGTACCGGAAGCTGTTGCCCGAGAGAACTGATTGTGGACTTTCAAGCGATGGGTTGGGATTGGGTTCTGTTCCCTAAAAGGTATACCGCCAACTACTGTGCGGGTACTTGCTCCAACTCACCCGCTGACAGAGCTACAATGTCCTCACAAACTCATATAATTGACGCCATGTTAAACTACATGCGTTCTGGAAGAGCATCATCTTGCTGCGTACCAGCCTCTGAAGAATTTCTAGAGAACTTCACTTATGTAGACCAAACCGGAAACATACGAACATCAAGCAAAACTATACGAACCATACACAGCTGCAAATGCACGTGA